Proteins encoded within one genomic window of Paenarthrobacter sp. JL.01a:
- a CDS encoding carbohydrate ABC transporter permease produces MSTHTGMAAKRKAPESSAEAATKKRRSPTRVNPALYLFPLPAVAVIAFFLVMPTLQAFQYAVTDWNGFSAAFNYVGVDNFIRAFTKDSLFTNALTNNLKFVLLVVIAQTAFSLLLGLLLTKNSRGSILLRALFFFPTILSSVSVAFIWKFIYDPNFGLANSALGAVGLGGLQGPYLGDNNQALYWVAVTQVWFHAGQMMVVYIAGLQSIPRELYEAAEMDGANKWQQFKSITWPFVAPATSIVVAYTTVQSFKAFDLILGIAGNPPKSSLDILSTRIYSTFANSEFGYAAAQSIIFMAMIALVTWLQRRLLRLTPKGE; encoded by the coding sequence ATGAGCACCCACACCGGAATGGCTGCGAAGCGAAAGGCACCGGAAAGCAGCGCGGAAGCTGCCACGAAGAAGCGCCGGTCCCCTACGCGCGTAAATCCTGCGCTGTACCTTTTCCCGCTCCCCGCCGTTGCGGTCATCGCCTTCTTCCTGGTGATGCCCACCCTCCAGGCTTTCCAGTATGCCGTCACCGACTGGAACGGCTTCTCGGCAGCGTTCAACTACGTGGGCGTGGACAATTTCATCCGGGCGTTCACCAAGGACTCGTTGTTCACCAACGCGCTGACCAACAACCTGAAGTTCGTGTTGCTGGTGGTCATAGCCCAAACCGCATTCTCGCTCCTGCTCGGCCTGCTCCTCACCAAGAACTCCCGCGGCAGCATCCTGCTCCGCGCCTTGTTCTTCTTCCCCACCATCCTGTCCTCCGTGTCGGTGGCCTTTATTTGGAAGTTCATCTACGATCCCAACTTCGGCCTGGCCAACTCGGCCCTGGGTGCGGTGGGACTTGGAGGACTCCAAGGGCCCTACCTCGGAGATAACAACCAGGCGCTCTACTGGGTGGCCGTGACCCAGGTCTGGTTCCACGCCGGACAAATGATGGTGGTGTACATCGCCGGGCTGCAGTCCATACCGCGCGAACTCTACGAAGCAGCGGAAATGGACGGCGCCAACAAATGGCAGCAGTTCAAGTCCATCACGTGGCCTTTCGTGGCCCCGGCAACGTCCATTGTGGTGGCTTACACCACTGTGCAGTCGTTCAAGGCTTTCGACCTGATCCTTGGTATCGCGGGCAACCCGCCCAAGAGCTCTCTGGACATCCTCTCCACCCGCATCTACAGCACTTTTGCCAACTCGGAGTTCGGCTACGCCGCCGCACAGTCGATCATCTTCATGGCGATGATCGCCCTGGTCACCTGGCTGCAGCGCCGGTTGCTCCGGCTGACCCCGAAGGGGGAATAA